Proteins encoded within one genomic window of Paenarthrobacter sp. JL.01a:
- a CDS encoding DUF4383 domain-containing protein, with product MTTASHPAEHHHMMGLTLRNTAMGVGIVFLLVGVLGFIPGITTNYGAMTFAGHESGAMLLGVFQVSILHNIVHLLFGAAGLAMARNDRMARLFLLGGGAVYIVLWIYGLVINQGTGANFIPFNTADNWLHLILGVAMIGLGVWLGRDVMDETAATRRKM from the coding sequence TGACCACCGCTTCGCACCCTGCCGAACACCACCACATGATGGGGTTGACACTTCGCAACACCGCCATGGGCGTTGGCATTGTATTTCTGCTGGTAGGCGTCCTGGGCTTCATCCCGGGAATCACCACCAATTACGGCGCCATGACCTTTGCGGGACATGAATCCGGCGCCATGCTGCTTGGAGTCTTCCAAGTGTCCATACTCCACAACATCGTTCACCTGCTGTTCGGCGCGGCCGGCTTGGCCATGGCAAGGAACGACCGCATGGCCCGCCTGTTCCTGCTGGGCGGCGGCGCCGTGTACATCGTCCTTTGGATCTACGGCCTGGTCATCAACCAGGGAACGGGCGCCAACTTCATCCCGTTCAACACGGCCGACAACTGGCTCCACCTGATCCTTGGCGTAGCCATGATCGGCCTGGGCGTCTGGCTCGGCAGGGATGTCATGGACGAAACAGCCGCGACTCGAAGGAAGATGTAA
- the glyA gene encoding serine hydroxymethyltransferase: MVAPLIRPLAEADPEVDQAIAQELVRQQSTLEMIASENFAPTAVMEAQGSVLTNKYAEGYPGKRYYGGCEHVDVIEQLAIDRLKSLFGAEFANVQPHSGAQANAAAMHALITPGDTIMGLNLAHGGHLTHGMRINFSGKLYNVVPYSVREDTHTIDMAEVERLAVENKPQLIVAGWSAYSRQLDFAEFRRIADSVGAYLMVDMAHFAGLVATGLHPSPVPHAHIVTSTTHKTLGGPRGGVILTNDADIAKKVNSAVFPGQQGGPLEHVIAAKAVAFKFAAEPEFKERQERVLEGSKIIAERLLKEDVAAAGISVVSGGTDVHLVLVDLRNSELNGQQGEDALHHIGITVNRNPVPFDPRPPMVSSGLRVGTPALAARGFGAEEFTEVADIIATALIASAASGTLGDQTAVELRGRVTALAEKFPLYPHLGNGAESVFEAEMIGAAQ; encoded by the coding sequence ATGGTTGCACCGTTGATCCGCCCGCTCGCCGAGGCGGACCCGGAGGTTGATCAGGCGATCGCCCAGGAACTTGTCCGCCAGCAGTCCACGCTGGAAATGATCGCCTCGGAGAACTTCGCCCCTACCGCCGTTATGGAGGCCCAGGGCTCGGTGCTCACCAACAAGTACGCCGAAGGCTACCCGGGCAAGCGCTACTACGGCGGCTGCGAGCACGTTGACGTCATCGAGCAGCTCGCCATCGACCGCTTGAAGTCACTCTTCGGGGCGGAATTCGCCAACGTCCAGCCCCACTCCGGCGCCCAGGCCAACGCTGCAGCAATGCACGCCCTCATCACGCCCGGCGACACCATCATGGGCCTCAACCTCGCCCACGGCGGCCACCTCACCCACGGCATGCGGATCAACTTCTCCGGCAAGCTCTACAATGTTGTCCCCTACAGCGTCCGCGAAGACACCCACACCATCGACATGGCCGAGGTCGAGCGCCTGGCCGTCGAGAACAAGCCCCAGCTGATCGTTGCCGGCTGGTCCGCCTACTCCCGCCAACTGGACTTCGCCGAGTTCCGCCGGATCGCCGACTCCGTGGGCGCCTACCTGATGGTGGACATGGCACACTTCGCCGGCCTGGTGGCAACAGGACTCCACCCGAGCCCGGTCCCCCACGCCCACATCGTCACCAGCACCACTCACAAGACCCTCGGCGGTCCCCGCGGCGGCGTCATCCTCACCAACGACGCCGACATCGCCAAGAAGGTCAACTCCGCCGTCTTCCCCGGCCAGCAGGGCGGACCACTGGAACACGTCATCGCAGCCAAGGCCGTGGCCTTCAAATTTGCTGCAGAGCCCGAATTCAAGGAGCGCCAGGAGCGCGTCCTTGAAGGCTCCAAGATCATTGCTGAGCGTCTCCTTAAAGAAGATGTCGCAGCAGCCGGCATCTCCGTCGTCAGCGGCGGTACCGACGTTCACCTGGTCCTCGTGGACCTGCGCAACTCCGAACTCAACGGCCAGCAAGGTGAAGACGCGCTGCACCACATCGGTATCACCGTCAACCGCAACCCCGTGCCGTTCGACCCCCGCCCGCCGATGGTCTCCTCCGGCCTGCGCGTCGGCACCCCGGCACTGGCTGCCCGCGGTTTCGGCGCCGAGGAATTCACCGAAGTCGCGGACATCATTGCGACGGCGTTGATCGCCTCTGCTGCCAGCGGCACCCTGGGTGACCAGACCGCCGTCGAACTCCGCGGCCGCGTTACCGCACTCGCGGAGAAGTTCCCGCTTTACCCCCACCTCGGCAATGGCGCCGAATCCGTATTCGAAGCAGAAATGATTGGAGCAGCCCAGTGA
- a CDS encoding MFS transporter has translation MSNESSVAAEQGISSASGHNNTPSLKNTVSKDTRRRVVTASFIGNFVEWFDYAVYGYLAGIISSVFFPESDRQTALLATFGVFAISFFVRPLGGFIWGHIGDRIGRKQALSLSILLMSVATFCIALIPGYATIGVMAPVLLLLVRVVQGFSAAGEYAGASAFLVEYAPANQRGLYAAVVPASTAAGLLLGSLLAALLSSVLTAEQLNEWGWRLPFLLAAPMGLIGRYIRTKLEDTPAFRELAEKDTAVKAPAFAMFRTYRKQLIIATGAVLLNAVGFYVILSYMPTYLSEELGFGAAESFLATTIALASYIGFIFLTGIASDKFGRKRMLLTASVLFILLTVPAFMLLDTRNFLVIVLVQILLGGMLTLNDGTLPSFLAELFPTKVRYTGFAVSFNLSNALFGGTAPFMATLLIGMTHNQLAPGWYLVAASLVSLIAVLFAAETSKKPLQQD, from the coding sequence ATGAGCAATGAATCCTCTGTGGCAGCCGAGCAAGGCATATCCTCCGCCTCGGGCCACAACAACACACCCAGCCTTAAGAACACAGTCAGCAAAGACACTCGACGGCGAGTGGTCACTGCCAGCTTCATCGGCAACTTTGTCGAATGGTTCGACTACGCCGTTTACGGTTACTTGGCCGGCATCATCTCCTCGGTTTTCTTCCCGGAGTCCGACCGCCAAACGGCGCTCCTGGCGACCTTCGGTGTCTTCGCCATCAGCTTCTTCGTGAGGCCACTCGGCGGTTTCATCTGGGGCCACATCGGCGACAGGATCGGACGCAAGCAGGCGTTGTCCCTGTCCATCCTGCTGATGTCAGTTGCTACGTTCTGCATTGCGCTGATTCCGGGATACGCAACGATCGGCGTCATGGCGCCCGTCCTTCTCCTCCTGGTCCGTGTGGTCCAAGGCTTTTCGGCGGCCGGCGAGTATGCAGGTGCCTCGGCCTTCCTGGTGGAGTACGCACCGGCCAATCAGCGCGGACTCTATGCCGCCGTCGTGCCTGCAAGTACGGCAGCGGGACTGCTGCTGGGATCCCTGCTGGCCGCCCTGCTGAGTTCAGTGCTCACCGCGGAGCAGTTGAACGAATGGGGGTGGCGCCTGCCGTTCCTGCTCGCGGCGCCGATGGGCCTGATCGGCCGCTATATCCGCACCAAGCTGGAGGACACGCCGGCATTCCGTGAACTGGCCGAGAAGGACACCGCAGTCAAAGCACCTGCCTTCGCCATGTTCAGGACCTACCGGAAGCAGCTCATCATCGCAACAGGTGCGGTGCTGCTCAATGCCGTGGGCTTCTACGTCATCCTGAGCTACATGCCGACGTACCTGTCGGAGGAGCTGGGCTTCGGAGCCGCGGAGTCATTCCTGGCCACCACCATTGCACTGGCCAGCTATATCGGCTTTATCTTCCTGACCGGTATCGCTTCAGACAAATTCGGCCGCAAGCGCATGCTCCTGACCGCATCCGTCCTTTTCATCCTGTTGACCGTGCCAGCTTTCATGCTCCTGGACACCCGCAACTTCCTGGTGATCGTGCTGGTTCAAATCCTCCTCGGCGGGATGCTCACGCTAAATGACGGCACCCTGCCAAGCTTCCTCGCCGAACTCTTCCCCACCAAGGTCCGCTACACCGGCTTTGCCGTGAGCTTCAACCTCTCCAACGCCCTGTTCGGTGGCACTGCACCATTCATGGCCACACTCCTCATCGGCATGACCCACAACCAGCTGGCTCCCGGCTGGTACCTCGTGGCCGCCTCCCTGGTTTCCCTCATCGCAGTCCTTTTCGCAGCAGAAACGTCCAAGAAGCCGCTGCAGCAGGACTAA
- a CDS encoding sarcosine oxidase subunit beta family protein encodes MSVDHLPEHPDFLWRNPEPKKSYDAVIVGGGGHGLATAYFLAKNHGMTNIAILEKGWLAGGNMARNTTIIRSNYLWDESAAIYEHALKLWEILPEELEYDFLFSQRGVMNLAHTLGDVRESMRRVGANRLNGVDAEWLEPDQVKELCPILNTSDNIRYPVMGATYQPRAGIAKHDHVAWAFARKCDELGVDIIQNCEVTGFIKDGNRVTGVKTTRGTINTEKVGLAAAGHSSVLAEMAGFRLPIQSHPLQALVSELHEPVHPTVVMSNHVHVYVSQAHKGELVMGAGVDSYNGYGQRGSFHVIEEQMAAAVELFPIFARAHVLRTWGGIVDTTLDASPIVGVTPVENMFVNCGWGTGGFKGTPAAGLTFAHTIATGAPHELNAPFALERFETGALIDEHGAAAVAH; translated from the coding sequence GTGAGTGTCGACCACCTCCCCGAACACCCTGACTTCCTCTGGCGCAACCCGGAACCCAAAAAGTCCTACGACGCAGTGATCGTTGGCGGCGGCGGGCACGGCCTCGCCACCGCCTACTTCCTGGCCAAGAACCACGGCATGACCAATATCGCCATCCTGGAAAAGGGCTGGCTGGCCGGTGGCAACATGGCGCGCAACACCACGATCATCCGTTCCAACTACCTCTGGGACGAGAGCGCCGCCATCTACGAGCACGCCCTCAAGCTCTGGGAAATCCTGCCCGAGGAACTCGAGTACGACTTTCTGTTCAGCCAGCGCGGTGTCATGAACCTCGCCCACACTCTGGGCGATGTCCGCGAAAGCATGCGCCGCGTCGGCGCCAACCGCCTCAACGGTGTGGACGCCGAATGGCTCGAGCCGGACCAGGTCAAGGAACTCTGCCCCATCCTGAACACCAGCGACAACATCCGCTACCCCGTCATGGGCGCCACGTACCAGCCGCGCGCAGGCATCGCCAAGCACGACCACGTTGCCTGGGCCTTCGCCCGCAAGTGTGACGAGCTGGGCGTGGACATCATCCAGAACTGTGAAGTCACCGGCTTCATCAAGGACGGCAACCGCGTCACCGGCGTCAAGACCACCCGCGGCACCATCAACACGGAAAAGGTTGGCCTCGCAGCCGCTGGCCACAGCTCGGTACTGGCGGAAATGGCCGGCTTCCGCCTCCCGATCCAGTCCCACCCGCTGCAGGCCCTCGTCTCCGAGCTGCACGAACCCGTCCACCCGACCGTGGTCATGTCCAACCACGTCCACGTCTACGTTTCCCAGGCCCACAAGGGTGAACTGGTGATGGGTGCCGGCGTCGACTCCTACAACGGCTACGGCCAGCGTGGTTCCTTCCACGTGATCGAGGAGCAGATGGCAGCAGCCGTGGAGCTCTTCCCGATCTTCGCCCGGGCACACGTGCTCCGTACCTGGGGCGGCATCGTGGACACCACGCTGGACGCTTCCCCGATCGTCGGCGTGACCCCGGTGGAAAACATGTTCGTCAACTGCGGCTGGGGAACCGGCGGTTTCAAGGGAACCCCGGCAGCGGGCCTCACCTTCGCCCACACCATTGCCACCGGCGCTCCGCACGAGCTCAACGCCCCGTTCGCACTGGAACGCTTCGAAACCGGTGCCCTCATCGACGAACACGGCGCCGCAGCCGTGGCCCACTAA
- a CDS encoding IclR family transcriptional regulator encodes MTPSESSDAPNNGDSKSTSVIVNAIAVLRSFSADEPLLGVTEIASRIGLHKSTISRILATLEQEGLVERDVDSRRFRLGLGMIAMAGPLLAELEERRVAYPVLRELTERTGETSALMVWNGVESMCVEQIPSRHQVKHLAPLGARYNEALSSSVQVFLAAEDHERVRNLLRGGSITLPGLDDASVETYLDRLKESAARGWAVNFGETSIEEVGVASPVHDHRGNIVAAVLIPAPKFRVSQDVLTSLGEACAEAAAKVTTRLGGRTPQ; translated from the coding sequence ATGACTCCCTCCGAATCCAGCGACGCTCCAAATAACGGCGACAGCAAGAGCACCTCGGTCATCGTCAACGCCATCGCAGTCCTCCGAAGCTTCTCTGCCGACGAACCCCTTCTGGGAGTCACGGAGATCGCAAGCAGGATTGGCCTGCACAAGAGCACCATTTCGCGGATTTTGGCGACTTTGGAGCAAGAGGGTTTAGTGGAGCGCGACGTCGATTCGCGCAGGTTCCGCTTGGGGCTGGGCATGATCGCGATGGCGGGCCCCCTCCTGGCGGAACTCGAAGAGCGGCGTGTCGCCTATCCCGTCCTCCGCGAGTTGACCGAGCGCACGGGCGAGACCAGCGCACTTATGGTGTGGAACGGCGTCGAATCCATGTGCGTGGAGCAGATCCCCAGCCGCCACCAGGTGAAACACCTGGCCCCGCTCGGAGCCCGCTACAACGAGGCGTTGAGTTCATCGGTGCAGGTTTTCCTGGCTGCCGAAGACCACGAACGGGTCCGGAACCTGCTTCGCGGCGGATCCATCACGTTGCCCGGGCTCGATGATGCTTCCGTGGAGACCTACCTTGACCGTCTGAAGGAAAGCGCGGCTCGTGGGTGGGCCGTCAATTTCGGTGAAACCTCCATTGAGGAAGTCGGTGTTGCCTCCCCGGTCCATGACCACCGTGGCAACATCGTGGCCGCCGTCCTGATCCCTGCCCCGAAGTTCCGCGTCTCGCAGGACGTGCTGACCAGTCTCGGCGAGGCCTGCGCGGAAGCCGCGGCCAAGGTCACCACCCGCCTGGGCGGCCGCACGCCGCAGTAG
- a CDS encoding GntR family transcriptional regulator — translation MSTALEALETVPQGTSLADNAYLLLRDRLIMLDIKPGDPINDGQVAAELGIGRTPVREAIKRLESDHLVVSYPRRGTFATGVDITQLAEVSEIRELLEPLASRKAARMASPAMRSELRDVAAAIRDLEGQDASSAELMRYDIQVHRLIYKASANAHLEDVLIRYDNLATRIWCHMLEKMPSVSGHISEHAELLTAIADGDEELAAKLAMHHVVSFEETIRKVL, via the coding sequence ATGAGCACAGCACTGGAAGCTTTGGAAACAGTCCCGCAGGGTACGTCCCTGGCGGATAACGCCTACCTGCTCCTCCGCGACAGGCTCATCATGCTGGACATCAAGCCGGGCGACCCCATCAATGACGGGCAGGTCGCGGCAGAACTCGGGATCGGCCGAACGCCAGTCCGCGAGGCCATCAAGCGCCTTGAGAGCGACCACCTCGTGGTCTCGTACCCCCGCCGGGGCACCTTCGCCACCGGCGTGGACATCACCCAGCTCGCCGAAGTCTCCGAAATCCGCGAACTCCTGGAGCCGCTCGCATCACGCAAGGCTGCGCGCATGGCCAGTCCAGCCATGCGGTCCGAGCTGCGTGACGTCGCTGCCGCCATCCGTGACCTCGAGGGTCAGGATGCGTCCTCCGCGGAACTTATGCGCTACGACATTCAGGTCCACCGGCTGATCTACAAGGCCTCGGCCAATGCGCACCTCGAGGACGTCCTCATCCGGTACGACAACCTCGCCACCCGCATTTGGTGCCACATGCTGGAAAAGATGCCCTCCGTTTCAGGGCACATCTCCGAGCATGCCGAGCTCCTCACCGCCATTGCCGACGGCGACGAAGAACTCGCCGCCAAGCTCGCCATGCACCACGTGGTGAGCTTCGAAGAGACCATCCGCAAAGTCCTGTAG
- a CDS encoding sarcosine oxidase subunit delta, which translates to MLLISCPNCGPRDETEFHYGGQAHVPYPENPNDLTDREWAEYLFYRENTKGTFAERWVHSTGCRQWFNMLRDTVSYDIHSIYAMGSPRPDIAGQSAQGQAGGPGLAPGAPTTTTSPEGAQK; encoded by the coding sequence ATGCTCCTCATTTCATGCCCCAACTGCGGGCCACGCGACGAAACCGAATTCCACTACGGCGGACAAGCACACGTCCCCTACCCGGAAAACCCGAACGACCTCACGGACCGTGAATGGGCTGAATACCTGTTCTACCGCGAGAACACCAAGGGCACCTTCGCCGAGCGCTGGGTCCACAGCACCGGTTGCCGCCAGTGGTTCAACATGCTGCGCGACACCGTGAGCTACGACATCCACTCCATCTACGCGATGGGCTCACCGCGGCCGGACATTGCGGGCCAATCAGCACAAGGCCAAGCCGGCGGACCCGGCCTGGCCCCAGGCGCCCCCACCACAACCACCTCCCCGGAAGGAGCCCAGAAGTGA
- a CDS encoding aminopeptidase P family protein — translation MTITQNESVNDVAKLERTKVLNNGEKVSLTFSDAEFQCRLSGLRAIMAEKDLDAVILTSYHSIKYYSDFLFTYFGRSYGMVVTKDDTVTITANIDAGMPWRRSYGENLVYTDWRRDNYIHAIQEVLRTRGINPRRIGVEDDSLPLDNRNKIQAAFSGATLVDVAQAAMRQRMIKSDEEIAVIKHGARIGDLGGEAIRNAITAGITEYEVALIGTEAMVHEIARTFPDSEIRDTWVWFQSGINTDGAHNWATTRKIQEHDILSLNCFPMTSGYYTALERTLFYGEPDARSLELWNINVEVHKRGLELIKPGAVCKDIAAELNEIYISHGLLANRTFGYGHSFGVLSHYYGREAGLELREDIDTVLEPGMVVSMEPMITVLDGQPGAGGYREHDILVVGEHGAENITKFPFGPEYNIIGA, via the coding sequence ATGACCATTACCCAGAACGAGTCCGTCAACGACGTCGCGAAACTCGAGCGCACCAAAGTCCTCAACAACGGCGAAAAAGTCTCACTGACTTTCTCCGACGCCGAATTCCAGTGCCGCCTCAGCGGCCTTCGAGCCATTATGGCCGAAAAGGACCTCGACGCCGTCATCCTCACCAGCTACCACTCCATCAAGTACTACTCCGATTTCCTCTTCACCTACTTCGGCCGCTCGTATGGCATGGTGGTCACCAAGGACGACACGGTCACCATTACGGCAAATATCGACGCCGGGATGCCTTGGCGCCGCAGCTACGGCGAGAACCTCGTGTACACCGACTGGCGTCGGGACAACTACATCCACGCCATCCAGGAAGTCCTCCGCACCCGCGGTATCAACCCGCGCCGCATCGGCGTCGAAGATGATTCCCTGCCGTTGGATAACCGCAACAAGATCCAGGCCGCTTTCTCCGGAGCAACGCTGGTGGACGTCGCCCAGGCAGCAATGCGCCAGCGCATGATCAAGTCGGATGAAGAGATCGCGGTCATCAAGCACGGCGCCCGCATCGGCGATCTCGGCGGCGAAGCCATCCGTAACGCCATTACCGCCGGCATCACTGAATACGAGGTTGCCCTGATCGGCACCGAGGCCATGGTCCACGAGATCGCCCGGACGTTCCCGGACTCGGAGATCCGCGACACCTGGGTGTGGTTCCAATCGGGCATCAACACCGATGGCGCCCACAACTGGGCCACCACCCGCAAGATCCAGGAGCACGACATCCTGTCCCTGAACTGCTTCCCCATGACCAGCGGATACTACACGGCATTGGAGCGGACCCTGTTCTATGGCGAACCGGATGCCCGTTCCCTGGAACTGTGGAACATCAACGTTGAGGTCCACAAGCGCGGACTGGAACTCATCAAGCCGGGCGCTGTCTGCAAGGACATCGCTGCCGAGCTCAACGAGATCTACATCAGCCACGGCCTCCTGGCGAACCGGACCTTCGGCTACGGCCACTCGTTCGGTGTGCTCAGCCACTACTACGGCCGCGAAGCCGGCTTGGAACTGCGCGAAGACATCGATACTGTCCTTGAGCCGGGCATGGTGGTGTCCATGGAACCGATGATCACTGTTCTGGACGGCCAGCCGGGTGCGGGCGGCTACCGCGAGCACGACATCCTGGTGGTGGGCGAACACGGCGCGGAGAACATCACCAAGTTCCCGTTCGGCCCTGAGTACAACATCATCGGAGCGTAA